From Candidatus Pedobacter colombiensis, one genomic window encodes:
- a CDS encoding TlpA disulfide reductase family protein: MNKLLLTLLCAVPALANAQSEPFKVTGKIAKAGPKAKVYLTYRADGSSVKDSALVKNGTFSFQGTVAGPLAAKLSLDHTGAGISQTTKNPDVLSIYLDKGNVNVAAKDSVKNALVSGSAINAEYQKYQKAIAAPEKIITDLNTAWAAASMDQKQNEDFVKGFRDRHKPAAAEKARLQQLFIAANPDSYFSLMSLKDMSEYDMDIAKVEPAFNKLSDRLKKSKAGVEFVKLMNIAKSTSIGAIAPDFTQNDVNDKPVKLSDFRGKYVLIDFWASWCGPCRGENPNVVAAYNKFKDKNFTVLGVSLDMPGKKDNWLNAIKTDGLTWTQVSDLKG, from the coding sequence ATGAATAAATTATTATTGACCCTACTTTGCGCGGTTCCGGCTCTGGCCAATGCACAAAGCGAACCATTTAAAGTAACAGGCAAAATTGCCAAAGCAGGCCCAAAGGCTAAAGTTTATTTAACCTATCGTGCTGACGGATCATCAGTTAAAGATTCAGCATTGGTGAAAAATGGAACTTTCTCTTTCCAGGGAACAGTCGCCGGACCATTAGCTGCAAAATTAAGTCTAGATCATACCGGTGCCGGTATTAGCCAGACTACTAAAAATCCTGATGTCCTTTCTATTTATCTGGATAAAGGAAATGTAAATGTTGCGGCGAAAGACTCTGTTAAAAATGCATTGGTATCTGGCTCAGCAATTAACGCTGAATATCAGAAATACCAAAAGGCTATTGCAGCACCAGAAAAGATCATTACCGATTTAAATACTGCATGGGCAGCAGCGAGCATGGATCAGAAGCAAAATGAAGATTTTGTAAAAGGTTTCCGTGATAGACACAAGCCGGCAGCAGCAGAAAAAGCAAGATTGCAACAGCTATTCATTGCCGCAAATCCTGATTCGTATTTTAGCTTAATGTCATTAAAAGATATGTCAGAATACGATATGGACATCGCTAAAGTTGAGCCGGCTTTCAACAAACTGTCGGATAGACTTAAAAAAAGTAAAGCAGGTGTGGAGTTTGTAAAATTGATGAATATCGCAAAATCGACTTCAATCGGTGCCATCGCTCCGGATTTTACTCAAAATGATGTGAATGATAAACCGGTTAAGCTCTCTGATTTCCGTGGAAAATATGTATTGATTGATTTTTGGGCTTCATGGTGTGGCCCTTGTCGAGGAGAAAACCCAAATGTAGTAGCTGCATATAACAAGTTTAAAGATAAAAACTTTACGGTATTAGGTGTGTCATTGGATATGCCAGGTAAAAAAGACAACTGGTTAAATGCAATTAAAACAGATGGTTTAACCTGGACACAGGTAAGCGATTTAAAAGGATGA
- a CDS encoding RagB/SusD family nutrient uptake outer membrane protein has product MKKLLYINILAVLLITFSSCKKLLDIKPVNSMKPVSVKDYESLLIGGYPRNDYFFKTELMTDNVYVNLNSGYQPEKANEPWFIWASSMQIDGVKTDPYWGELYKSVFYANTILDNFSMRTPLPEEKELYEKVKGEAYALRAYSYFYLVNWYADTYAPENLQALGVPMPLTAVDVNVNTTNNVRQPLSVVWKQIVSDLEEASKLLAGKPATTRFRFNSNTLDLFKARVALFMGDYQTAIASATSVMDASPLTDLNGIQDYIDSEGNQYAFTYDFGFIDTDYNKEILFFTGGKANNNIFYYSAYPFKPSEELLTLTKRYGYLTDYRQYIFESWGVPNTTDGITKGPTMYCMYATQQRDSYYIGMKASEAYVTRAEAYARTNQGKLAIADLNLVLQKRIKKANYVPLKMADFADNNAILKRVLEERRVETAFDAGLRWLDLRRLGKPEIQHAYKNGVIYTLKKNDPRYLLQIPPSEINNSPEMPLNPR; this is encoded by the coding sequence ATGAAAAAATTATTATACATCAATATATTGGCAGTATTGCTAATCACCTTTAGTAGTTGTAAAAAACTGCTTGATATTAAACCGGTAAATAGTATGAAGCCGGTAAGTGTTAAAGACTATGAGTCTCTCTTGATTGGTGGATATCCGAGAAATGACTATTTCTTTAAAACAGAACTCATGACAGATAATGTCTATGTCAATTTGAATTCTGGTTACCAGCCGGAGAAGGCCAATGAGCCTTGGTTTATTTGGGCATCAAGTATGCAGATTGATGGAGTTAAGACAGATCCTTATTGGGGAGAATTGTACAAATCTGTATTCTATGCCAATACCATTCTTGATAATTTTTCAATGCGTACTCCCTTACCAGAAGAAAAGGAATTGTACGAAAAAGTAAAAGGAGAGGCTTATGCATTAAGAGCTTATAGCTATTTTTATCTGGTAAACTGGTATGCTGATACCTATGCACCGGAAAATTTGCAGGCACTGGGGGTACCCATGCCATTAACTGCAGTTGATGTAAATGTAAATACAACCAATAATGTACGCCAACCGTTAAGTGTAGTTTGGAAGCAAATTGTAAGCGATCTTGAGGAAGCCTCAAAACTACTTGCAGGTAAACCTGCCACAACTCGCTTCAGATTCAATTCCAATACCCTTGATTTGTTTAAAGCAAGAGTTGCGCTCTTTATGGGAGATTATCAAACGGCTATTGCATCGGCAACTTCGGTGATGGACGCCAGTCCACTTACGGATTTGAATGGAATACAAGATTATATTGATTCTGAGGGTAATCAATATGCATTTACGTATGATTTTGGATTTATAGACACTGATTATAACAAAGAAATTTTGTTTTTTACAGGTGGTAAGGCTAATAACAACATTTTTTATTATTCCGCCTATCCATTTAAGCCTTCTGAAGAGTTATTAACCTTAACAAAACGTTATGGCTATTTAACAGATTACAGACAGTATATATTTGAATCATGGGGTGTTCCGAATACAACTGATGGGATAACCAAAGGACCCACCATGTATTGTATGTATGCAACTCAACAGAGAGATTCTTATTATATTGGTATGAAAGCTAGTGAAGCTTATGTAACTCGTGCCGAAGCTTATGCCCGTACCAATCAGGGCAAATTAGCAATTGCAGACTTAAATCTGGTTTTGCAAAAACGCATTAAAAAAGCAAACTATGTGCCTTTAAAAATGGCCGATTTTGCAGATAACAATGCCATTTTGAAAAGAGTTTTAGAAGAACGTCGAGTAGAAACAGCCTTTGATGCCGGCTTACGCTGGTTGGATTTGCGCCGTTTGGGCAAACCGGAAATCCAGCATGCCTATAAAAATGGAGTGATTTATACTTTGAAAAAGAATGACCCAAGGTACTTATTACAGATTCCTCCTTCTGAAATTAACAACAGTCCGGAAATGCCACTTAATCCTAGATAA
- a CDS encoding RNA polymerase sigma-70 factor gives METNYESTSDTELVCLLKSGNRSAYTEIYNRYKFILHTHAYKWMRDREEAMDIIHELFTFLWDKRESIQFSTSLSGYLYVSLRNKIFNKLSRKKIESQYITSLQSFIDKGYCITDHLVREKELTNLIEKEIATLPHKMREVFELSRKSNLSHKEIAEQLGLSDQTVRKHIQHALKILRTKLGLNLFLFTL, from the coding sequence ATGGAGACCAATTATGAATCTACGTCTGACACAGAATTAGTCTGTTTATTAAAGTCTGGGAATAGGTCGGCATATACCGAAATATATAACAGATATAAGTTTATTCTCCATACCCATGCCTATAAATGGATGCGGGATAGGGAAGAAGCGATGGACATTATCCATGAACTCTTCACTTTCTTATGGGATAAGCGAGAAAGCATTCAATTTAGCACCAGTCTCTCCGGTTATCTTTATGTTTCCTTAAGGAATAAAATTTTCAATAAACTATCGCGTAAAAAGATAGAATCGCAATATATTACCTCTCTTCAAAGTTTTATTGATAAAGGTTATTGTATCACGGATCACTTGGTTCGGGAAAAAGAGCTTACCAATCTTATTGAAAAGGAAATCGCCACACTGCCTCACAAAATGCGTGAAGTTTTCGAACTTAGCCGTAAATCGAATCTAAGTCACAAAGAAATTGCTGAACAATTGGGACTTTCCGATCAAACTGTAAGGAAACACATTCAACATGCCCTTAAAATTTTAAGGACAAAACTAGGTTTAAACCTGTTCCTGTTTACACTGTAG